The Flavobacterium commune genome contains the following window.
GATGCTTTTTTTGAAGCCATCTTCGAATATCAGGATATAATCAAATATGAAAAATACGCCAACAATTACGATTACAATAAGGCGGTTTTCCTGATGAGTAATTTCAAATTATTAGACAATGGCTTTTTAACTATCAAAGAAGATAATAGCCATGCCTCTCCTATTTCAAGCGTTTTTTACGAATATTACGAAAATCTTGCAGATTTAGAAAAAAGACTGGATTCAGAAGCCGACAATATCCAATGTATTGTGAGTAATAATTTAGTAAAAAATAGCGTCGCATTTGGACAGACACAACAACCTAAATTATGGGATTATGCCGATAATACCGATACTATATCGTTTTTGTTAATAACATAGAAAATTTTTTAATAATTATTATGAATAATTTAATGCTTATTCAACTCCTATTACCGAAATTTGCATTTTAATTTTTTGGACTTAAATACACCATGAAAAAACACAACTACAGCGCAGGACCATCTATCTTACCACAGGAAGTTTTTGAAAAATCAGCACAAGCTATTTTAGACTTCAATAATTCAGGATTATCTATCTTAGAAATTTCGCACCGAAGTAAAGATTTCGTTGCCGTTATGGACGAAGCCAGAGCTTTAGCTCTTGAATTACTAGGATTAGAAGGAAAAGGATACAAAGCTCTTTTTCTTGGAGGTGGAGCAAGCCTTGAATTTTTAATGGTTCCTTACAACTTGATGAAAGAAAACGGGAAAGCCGCTTATTTAGATTCAGGAACTTGGGCTACTGCAGCTATTAAAGAAGCTAAATTCTTTGGAGAAACTGTAATTGTTGCTTCATCAAAAGAAGACAACTATACTTATGTTCCTAAAGATTATGAAATTCCTGCTGACGCAGATTATTTCCACTGTACTTCTAATAATACCATTTTTGGTACACAAATGAAATCATTCCCTAAAACTAATGTACCGTTAGTTTGCGATATGAGTTCAGATATCTTCTCAAGAGTAATCGATTTTTCTCAATTCGACATTATCTATGCCGGAGCTCAAAAAAACATGGGACCTGCAGGAACTACTTTAGTAGTTGTTAAAGAAGAAATTTTAGGTAAAAACGGACGTGCTATTCCAAGTATGTTAGACTATGCTAAACATATCAAAGCTGACAGTATGTACAATACTCCACCAGTTTTCCCGGTTTACGCTTCTCTATTGACTATGAAATGGATCAAAGAAAAAGGAGGAGTTGCTGCTGTTGAAAAATTAAACAACGCAAAAGCAGAATTACTTTATAATGAAATCGACAGAAACCCATTATTTAAAGGTGCTGCTGTAGTAGAAGATCGTTCTAATATGAATGTTACTTTCTTGCTAACTAACCCAGAACACACTGAAACATTTGATAAAATGTGGAAAGAAGCCGGGATTTCAGGATTGCCAGGTCACCGTTCAGTAGGCGGTTACAGAGCTTCTATCTACAACGCTATGCCAATTGAAAGTGTACAAGTGTTAGTAGATGTAATGCAAGCTTTAGAAAAAAACGTTTAAAAACAAAACATATAAATAAATGGAACGATTAAAAGTCAAAAACTTTTAATCGTTCTTTATTTCAACCAAAAAAGAATTCGAATCTTTAAAATAAAAAAAAAGAAATGAAAGTATTAGCAAACGACGGGATTTCAAAAAGTGGAATCTTAGCTTTAGAAAAAGGTGGTTTTGAAGTAATCACTACAAAAGTGGCTCAAGAACAAGTAGCTAACTATATCAATGAAAACAACGTAAGCGTAGTTTTGGTAAGAAGTGCAACCAAAGTACGTAAAGATATTATTGACGCTTGTCCTGGTATCAAAATCATCGGTCGTGGTGGTGTAGGTATGGATAACATTGATGTGGATTATGCTAAAAGCAAAGGAATTCACGTAATCAACACTCCTGCTTCTTCATCAGAATCTGTAGCTGAATTAGTTTTTGCTCATTTATTATCTGGTGTTCGTTTCTTACATGATTCCAACAGAAACATGCCTTTAGAAGGAGACACAAAATTCAATGATTTGAAAAAAGCATATGCTAATGGAGTTGAATTAAGAGGGAAAACTTTAGGTATCGTAGGTATTGGTCGTATTGGTCAGGCTACAGCTAAAATGGCTCTTGGTTTAGGTATGAAAGTTATCGCTGCGGATAGTTTTATCCCAAAAGTAGATATTAAAGTTGAATTCTTTGACGGACAATCAGTAACTACAACTGTTGTTTCTCAATCATTAGAATCTTTATTTCAGGAAGCTGATTTCATTACATTACACGTTCCTGCTCAAAACGGTTACATTGTAACTGAAAAAGAGTTTGCTACAATGAAAGACGGTGTAGGTATTGTAAACTGTGCTCGTGGTGGTGTTATCAACGAAGTAGATTTAGTTAAAGCTTTAGATAGCGGAAAAGTTGCTTTTGCAGGTTTAGATGTTTTCGAAAACGAACCAACTCCGGCAACTCAACTTTTAATGCACCCAAAAATCTCTTTGACTCCTCACATTGGAGCTGCAACTGGAGAAGCTCAGGACAGAATTGGAACTGAATTAGCATCACAAATCATCAGCATTTTGAGCTAATAGTTTAAGAATTATATAACACAAAAGGACTCTTTATCAATTGGTAATGAGTCCTTTTTTCATTATATTTGATTAAACCATTTTAAAAAAAAGCTCATGTTAGAACAATTAACACAACTAGTACAAGAATTTGGACAAGATGCTGTTGTAAAAAACGAGGCTATTCCAAACGAACAAAATGAGGCAGTTTTAAAAGAAACCAGCAGTTCTATATTTTCAAGTTTACAAAAAATAGCAACCGAAGCTGATTTATCTCAAATTGCAGGCTTATTACAAGGCAAGGACATCAATAAAAATGATCCCACCATTCAAAAAATCACCAATGAAGTATCCAATTCATTGATTCAAAAATTAGGAATTAACTCAACTACAGCTACTAACACAGCAACAAATTTGATTCCTCAAGTACTCAGTTCCTTAATTAACAAAGCTAACGACCCAAAAGACAAGAGTATCAGCCTTTCCGGATTACTGGATTCCTTAACAGGCGGTGATAGTCCCGAACACGCTAGTATCATGCACGCTATAGGTACTTATGGAATTCATTTTGGTTTAGATCAAAACTCCGATGGAAAAATTGATTTAGACGATGCCAAAGAACTAACCAAAAAAGGAGGTTTAGGCGGTATGCTTGGAAAACTTTTTGGAAGATAAAATCAGATTACAATTTTACTATAGAGCCATTTATACCTGAGATAAATGGCTATTTTTTTTGTTAAAAACAATCAAAACAAGCTATTAAATTCGTAAATTTAAATAGCTTATTTCATCATCATGAAAAATATTTTTCACATATTAGTAACCCTTTTAGCTATTATTACAATAAGTTGTAATACAAACAAAACCAGTATTATAAAACAAAAAAACGAAATAGCCAGCACTAATGATACTATCAAAATTGCCAATAAAGACCTCGAATACGAAGTTATCATTATTGATCCCGGTTTCACAACCTGGCTTAACTCTATGGCTTATCCCCGCGGTTTTTATACCCAAAGTTATCTGGAAAACAAAAACAGATTGTATATCAACGAATGGAACAATCGCTTTTTACAACCGCAACGTTACAGCAGAAATTTATATGAAATGAATATTGATTACGACCCTAACATTGATTACGGTTACGAAGTAAATTATTTGATTTACAATTATATGATTTATTTTCAAAATAATTACCGTCAAAAACTCTGGGGTCACGTTCCTTTAAGATAATCTTTACTACATTTGTTATCATTATAAATAAAAATGAAGGGATTAAAAAAACGTTGGGGAATTACTTCTAATTTTCAACTTACAATAGTTTTTATCGTTTTTGCCATTACGGGATCAGCTTCGGCATGGATTTCAAAACCAGTTTGTGTCTGGTTAGGAATTCTCAAAGAAGATTTTGGTTTCTGGCACACTCCTATTCGTTTGATTTTAATTTTTCCTTTGTACCAAATTCTGTTAGTCCTAATTGGATTTTTATTTGGTCAATTCAAATTTTTCTGGGCATTCGAAAAAAAAATGCTTCAAAAAATGGGTTTGGGTTTTATGTTTAAAGAATAATCCTGAATTCAAAATCCCACTTACATCACCTGAGTTGTTTTGAAAACCTGAATAGGAGAAGCTAACAGAGTTTCGCTATTAGCTATAAAATCTATCAAATAAGACTGTTCATTATGAATATCAAGTCCCGCCTGATTTGTCCATTCTTCCCAAATAATAAAAACATTTTCGGAATAATGTAAATCATATTGAACACAAGCAGCTTCTTTTCTGGTATTAACAACCAGATTATGAACCATCTCTTTAACCACTTCTATATTTTCTTTTTTGCTTTTTATAATAGCTGTAATCGAAATCATAATTCTATAAAATTTAAAAAATGGAATCTACATAATTAAGTAAAATCCTGTTTAAAGATAATACTATTTTCTGTTTTTCCCTTTTCGAGCTGATGAAAATTAAAAACGGACAAGGATTTCAATGTTGGTGTATTCCTGTATAAATCAAAATTCTGTTGTTTTTGAGACTCAACTGTCCTTAGCTTCCGCAATCGAGTGTCAAATGTTTGAAGAATGCGTAAAAAGAAAAACTGTTTGATCCGCCGCTGCGGAGAGTTTTTTTCTTTTAGCATTCGAAAACTAATTTAACCGACGAGGAAGCGCAAGACTTGAAATCGAAGATTCATGAATACCAAAAAAATAGGAACGCATGAATAATATTTTGTTTCTTTTTTGATCAAGCAAAAAAGAAAATTAATAATCCATTATTTCACATTTAATAAAAAAGTCATTGGCTCGAACTCACGAAAAATTTCATCAAAAGCTAATTACCCTCAATCGATTCTAATAGCGTTTTAATAGATGCGATTCCTGATTTGGCCTATTTAACTTTAGTATTTCATCAGTATGTTTTACTTTTATAGGAGACAATATAAAACAACAATAAAATCATGGAAAAAAGAGCCCATCAATATAAACTCACACTCGAATACCTTAAGGATTCAAAAGGAGAAAGTATTTCAGTAGCCCCTATCGAATTAACGTTCAACAACCACGACGATATTTTCTCGATTATCGAAAGACAAAAGAACAAAAACTTATTTGGCGATAAGCAACAAGCTACCGAATTTGCCATTGGTCTGAAACTATTCAGCGAAGTGATGCTCAAAAATCGAAAAGATCCTTTGTTTGAGGAATTAGCTCCTGCCTTTGGAGCCTTTATGAAAAGACT
Protein-coding sequences here:
- the serC gene encoding 3-phosphoserine/phosphohydroxythreonine transaminase, with translation MKKHNYSAGPSILPQEVFEKSAQAILDFNNSGLSILEISHRSKDFVAVMDEARALALELLGLEGKGYKALFLGGGASLEFLMVPYNLMKENGKAAYLDSGTWATAAIKEAKFFGETVIVASSKEDNYTYVPKDYEIPADADYFHCTSNNTIFGTQMKSFPKTNVPLVCDMSSDIFSRVIDFSQFDIIYAGAQKNMGPAGTTLVVVKEEILGKNGRAIPSMLDYAKHIKADSMYNTPPVFPVYASLLTMKWIKEKGGVAAVEKLNNAKAELLYNEIDRNPLFKGAAVVEDRSNMNVTFLLTNPEHTETFDKMWKEAGISGLPGHRSVGGYRASIYNAMPIESVQVLVDVMQALEKNV
- a CDS encoding D-2-hydroxyacid dehydrogenase, coding for MKVLANDGISKSGILALEKGGFEVITTKVAQEQVANYINENNVSVVLVRSATKVRKDIIDACPGIKIIGRGGVGMDNIDVDYAKSKGIHVINTPASSSESVAELVFAHLLSGVRFLHDSNRNMPLEGDTKFNDLKKAYANGVELRGKTLGIVGIGRIGQATAKMALGLGMKVIAADSFIPKVDIKVEFFDGQSVTTTVVSQSLESLFQEADFITLHVPAQNGYIVTEKEFATMKDGVGIVNCARGGVINEVDLVKALDSGKVAFAGLDVFENEPTPATQLLMHPKISLTPHIGAATGEAQDRIGTELASQIISILS
- a CDS encoding DUF6146 family protein; this encodes MKNIFHILVTLLAIITISCNTNKTSIIKQKNEIASTNDTIKIANKDLEYEVIIIDPGFTTWLNSMAYPRGFYTQSYLENKNRLYINEWNNRFLQPQRYSRNLYEMNIDYDPNIDYGYEVNYLIYNYMIYFQNNYRQKLWGHVPLR
- a CDS encoding DUF6787 family protein — translated: MKGLKKRWGITSNFQLTIVFIVFAITGSASAWISKPVCVWLGILKEDFGFWHTPIRLILIFPLYQILLVLIGFLFGQFKFFWAFEKKMLQKMGLGFMFKE
- a CDS encoding putative quinol monooxygenase encodes the protein MISITAIIKSKKENIEVVKEMVHNLVVNTRKEAACVQYDLHYSENVFIIWEEWTNQAGLDIHNEQSYLIDFIANSETLLASPIQVFKTTQVM
- a CDS encoding DUF3861 domain-containing protein, which translates into the protein MEKRAHQYKLTLEYLKDSKGESISVAPIELTFNNHDDIFSIIERQKNKNLFGDKQQATEFAIGLKLFSEVMLKNRKDPLFEELAPAFGAFMKRLKAIPAADSE